The Lolium rigidum isolate FL_2022 chromosome 2, APGP_CSIRO_Lrig_0.1, whole genome shotgun sequence genomic interval AATATTTTGCAGGCGTCGGCAACCGCGGCTCCCGAAACCGCACAAAAGCAGTTTTTGGTGCCCTATGCAGGCTGGACTGCATCGCGTGCGAAGGGAAAGCTCCCCATTCTTCGTTCCCGcacacagccgccgccgccgccgccggaatcccCCTCGCCGCAGGTTGCTTGCGCCGCCATGGCCACCACCGCGAACCCCGCCGCGAACCCACCGGGTCCCCCGCGCTCCGTTGCGGGGATCGAATCGACCGCCACCGCGATCCCCAACGCTcgatccgccgccgctgccaccggcCAGCTCGATGTGGCCAAGCGCAAGCGGCTGGGCACACACGTCGTCGCCGGATCTTCGTCGGATGCTCCTCCTCGAGCGGCATCCAAGGGCAAGGTGTCGGGGAGGAAGGGCGGCGCCAACAAGACCGCGGCGGCAAAGACGGCGGCGAAGaaggcgccggtgaggaagaagGCATCCATGGCGGTGCTGAATGCGGCCACGGCACCCGTTCCCGCCGACGGCGACTCGCCAAGGTAAAATTTCCCCCTTTCCCCCTTGCCGACGGCGGTGAATTTTGACGCCGGTTTCTCttccgcaggcccgtcgagcacgagagCTTCGTCGGCATGCTGAACTCGGCGTCGATCGACATTGACATGGAGCCGCTCGGAGAGGATTACGACGAGGCCGCGGTGGACTATGAGATTGGCGTGGACGACGGCACCGATGTGGAGTGCGAGGAGGTGACTCAAACCGAGGGGTGACTCAAGAGGACGTCGTCGGCGTGTTGCTCGATGCTGCACCGGCGAAGAACAAATCGATCCGTAGCTCCAACTACAGCGAGTTGGAAGACGCGGCTTTGATCAATGCGTGGGAGTCGGTGTCGATCGATGCCGTAACCGGCACCGATCAAaccggcaagcgctattggcaaaGGATTGAGGATGCATTCTTCCATGCCATGCCGCGCAATGCTACAACGGCGCCACGCAGCTACCGATCGTTGCAAGGTCGTTGGGATGTGATCAAGAACGCGGTGAGCCGTTGGAGTGGGTGCCTCGAGCAAGTGAGGAATGCCCCTCCTAGCGGCACCAACATCGACGATTGGGTAAGTTGGTCGCTCACTTCATGGCTCTTGTAGGATGTCATTGCCCTTTGTGTTTACTCACTTCATTGCTTTTGTAGGATCGCATTGCAATGGAGAGGTACAAGCAAATGCCCGCTTCGAAAGGAAGAGCATTTGCGCTACACCATTGTTGGAAATTGCTTGAGTTTAGTGAGAAATGGAAGCTGCGGGACAAAGAAGCACCACCGGCCAAGGGTGCATTGTCACAATTGGATGACAATGAGGATGATGTGCTCACACACAAGAAGAACTCCGGGAGGCCGGATGGAAACAAGAGCGCGAAAGAGAAGCTAAGGAGGCAAGCCGAGGCTGCGGGGTTGAGGGAGAAGATTGACGAGATGATGAAGTCCAAGGAGCATTTGGTGAACAAGGCATTGGAAACAAAAATGTTGATCATGGAAAGGAAAAGCCAAGAGAAGCAAGCCAAGTGGGAGCTACTCCGGCAAGATGAGCTGCGCAAGGCTGCCGTCGAGGAGAAGAGGGCTAATGCCGATGAGAAgcgcgccatggccgagctcattGCGGAGGAGaacaaggtgatgatgatgaacccCGGCAACATGGATGAGCTCACAAAGGAATGGTGGAATCTATCTAGGATGGAGATCTTGGCAAGAAGAAGAGAAGCGGCGGAGGCTCGCGCTGCTGCAGAGGAGGCAGCTCGTGCGGCGgcaagtggtggtggtggcggcggcggcggcgtcgatgaCACGGTGACGCGTGGTGGTGCATGATTTATCATCGAGTTGCATCGCGTTATCTCTTTTTTGTTAGTCATTGTCGGCGTGCTCCA includes:
- the LOC124689461 gene encoding uncharacterized protein LOC124689461, coding for MPRNATTAPRSYRSLQGRWDVIKNAVSRWSGCLEQVRNAPPSGTNIDDWDRIAMERYKQMPASKGRAFALHHCWKLLEFSEKWKLRDKEAPPAKGALSQLDDNEDDVLTHKKNSGRPDGNKSAKEKLRRQAEAAGLREKIDEMMKSKEHLVNKALETKMLIMERKSQEKQAKWELLRQDELRKAAVEEKRANADEKRAMAELIAEENKVMMMNPGNMDELTKEWWNLSRMEILARRREAAEARAAAEEAARAAASGGGGGGGGVDDTVTRGGA